A stretch of Henckelia pumila isolate YLH828 chromosome 4, ASM3356847v2, whole genome shotgun sequence DNA encodes these proteins:
- the LOC140862827 gene encoding uncharacterized protein, giving the protein MVKNVKITGNCIFHLIFGHFHIFDHRRLKFVSYDISLNSHFREDPTVKIQGDTIKEGNKTSLQDRAKALIFLRHHLNDGLKAEYLTVKEPQDLWTNMKKIDLTIRERSMLTLCGEKVNDQDMLENTFSTFHASNVLLRQQYRECGFKKYSELISCLLVAEQNNELLMKNHQLHPTGSVPFPESNKVAFPEANVNSTRNNEQGRARGRGHGQRKDYQQQNRKKHKTSHQQWNSDYGKTNEKSSNKHEDKCYKCGVEGNWSRTCRMEKHLVDLYQNSIKEKEKIETNFLDNDDPVNITHLDVSDFFARPDRNIDHLVGGGVLEDIE; this is encoded by the exons ATGGTAAAAAATGTGAAGATAACCGGAAATTGCATATTTCACCTCATTTTCGGCCATTTTCACATTTTCGACCACcgaagattgaaatttgtatcatatgatatatcgttgaATTCACATTTTCGAGAAGACCCTACCGTGAAAATTCAAG GAGATACTATAAAAGAAGGAAACAAAACATCCCTGCAGGATCGTGCAAAAGCACTCATTTTTCTTCGGCATCATCTCAATGATGGGTTGAAAGCCGAGTATCTCACTGTGAAAGAGCCACAAGATCTTTGGACAAATATGAAAAAGATAGATTTGACCATCAGAGAACG TTCCATGCTAACACTTTGTGGGGAGAAAGTTAATGATCAAgacatgttagaaaatactttctCCACATTTCACGCATCAAATGTGCTCCTGCGGCAGCAATACCGTGAGTGTGGATTTAAAAAGTATTCTGAACTTATCTCATGTTTACTTGTTGCTGAACAAAATAATGAGTTGCTCATGAAAAATCATCAGTTGCACCCAACTGGATCTGTACCATTTCCTGAATCAAATAAAGttgcatttcctgaagcaaatgttaACTCAACTCGAAATAATGAGCAAGGACGTGCTCGTGGACGTGGTCACGGTCAAAGAAAAGACTATCAGCAACAAAATAGGAAGAAACATAAAACAAGCCACCAGCAGTGGAATTCTGATTATGGAAAAACAAATGAGAAAAGTTCAAATAAGCATGAAGATAAATGTTACAAGTGTGGAGTGGAAGGAAATTGGTCTCGTACTTGTCGTATGGAAAAACATCTTGTGGACCTCTATCAAAACTCgatcaaagaaaaagaaaaaattgagaCAAATTTTTTGGACAATGATGATCCAGTTAATATAACTCATTTGGATGTCTCAGATTTCTTTGCTCGTCCAGATAGAAATATTGATCATTTGGTTGGTGGTGGTGTGTTGGAAGACATCGAATAA